The Cryptomeria japonica chromosome 9, Sugi_1.0, whole genome shotgun sequence DNA segment ACAAAAGTGGGACGCGGGGAAATGAAAGGGATTAATGGGTGGACGACCTTGCTTACACGATTTTCCGCATCAACAGCAGAATAGCATCTTTCACGCTTAATGCCTGGCACCTTTTCTCAACTAGAACCCACAGGTTTGGCCCACCTGTTGGCATCACATTCCTTTTCTTAAGATGCTTCATTTCTAGATATAATCTTTTCGTTAACCTAAACACTAGAATAGGTCAGGAGCATGAACTTCAAGTTCATTATATATCTGGGGTTCTATGATTATCCTGGGCTCTTGCAGCAAGAAGCATTGAATTAAGTCATGGTGGTCGTTATGGTTCTGCAGGCTGAAGCTGAATTTACGTCCAGTAGTGCACCCAATAATGCCAGTCTAGAAGAATGGAAATCACCAGTTCCTTATCTCCTTGGTGGAATTGGTGCTATGATTGGTCTGATTGCTTTGGCTTTGTTGATTCTCGCTTGTTCATATTTTAAATCTCCTGGTCATGGACAAGGAGGTGCTAATCAAGTTTTGTGTAGGGATGAGATTCATGCATCTGGTGATTATGGGGAGGAAAAGGTTATGGTGATAATGGCCGGGGAAGAGAAGCCAACTTTTCTTGCTAAACCTGTAATGGTGGAAGTTCCAACCTGATATATTCAACCAGATATTCAACTACTGTAAAATAACACGGATGGTGCTTGATCATCCTTATGAGTGGTTTTTGTAATGTTGTGTGTTTATTATGGTTATGGATCTAATACACAAGGGTTTTGTTTACGTTGAATTTTTGTAAATTTCAGAAGGTTTCTGCCAATTTTTAGATGCAGCTGTGAACAAGTGGAGGCAAGATCC contains these protein-coding regions:
- the LOC131030225 gene encoding protein GLUTAMINE DUMPER 5; amino-acid sequence: MVVVMVLQAEAEFTSSSAPNNASLEEWKSPVPYLLGGIGAMIGLIALALLILACSYFKSPGHGQGGANQVLCRDEIHASGDYGEEKVMVIMAGEEKPTFLAKPVMVEVPT